Proteins from one Brevibacillus humidisoli genomic window:
- the plsX gene encoding phosphate acyltransferase PlsX: MRIALDAMGGDLAPLSTVRGAVEAVRENPTLQVVLIGDETAIREQLPGSIPSGIEIHHATEVIEADDEPVRAVRRKKDSSLVVTVEMARKLEVDAAISAGNTGALMAAGLLITGRMSGIERPALAAVIPNTQGKVTLLLDVGANMDAKPLHLLQYAIMGSLYVEKVLGYERPTVGLLNVGTEEAKGNELSKAAYGMLRQASNIRFVGNVEARDLMRGPCDVLVCDGFVGNVALKSLEGAASTILSLLKQEMTSSLLNKAAAAILKPSLSQFKDRMDYAEYGGAPLLGLRRPVIKAHGSSDERAIKNAVQVAARFAAQDVNGWIQKELDTDPQIESE; encoded by the coding sequence TTGAGAATTGCTTTGGATGCGATGGGGGGAGATCTCGCTCCGCTGAGTACCGTCCGGGGAGCGGTAGAAGCGGTGCGGGAGAACCCGACGCTTCAGGTTGTACTGATTGGAGATGAGACGGCCATACGGGAGCAGTTGCCTGGCAGCATCCCGTCAGGTATTGAGATTCACCATGCGACAGAAGTGATTGAGGCTGATGACGAACCGGTTCGGGCCGTAAGGCGGAAGAAGGATTCATCCCTTGTCGTCACGGTTGAGATGGCCCGCAAGCTGGAAGTAGATGCAGCCATTTCTGCTGGCAATACCGGTGCCCTGATGGCGGCGGGATTGCTGATAACCGGCCGCATGAGCGGGATTGAGCGTCCGGCCCTGGCCGCAGTCATTCCCAACACGCAAGGCAAAGTGACCCTGCTGCTGGATGTGGGCGCCAACATGGATGCCAAACCATTGCACCTGCTGCAGTATGCCATTATGGGCAGCTTGTATGTAGAAAAAGTGCTTGGCTACGAGCGACCCACTGTGGGGCTGCTCAATGTCGGAACGGAAGAGGCCAAAGGTAACGAACTGAGCAAAGCAGCGTATGGAATGCTCAGGCAGGCCAGCAACATCCGGTTTGTCGGCAACGTAGAAGCTCGCGATCTGATGCGAGGCCCCTGCGACGTGCTGGTTTGTGACGGGTTTGTCGGCAACGTTGCGCTGAAGTCACTGGAGGGGGCGGCTTCAACGATCCTGTCACTGCTCAAGCAGGAGATGACGTCCAGTCTCCTGAACAAGGCAGCGGCGGCGATTTTGAAACCCAGCCTTAGCCAGTTCAAAGACCGGATGGATTACGCCGAGTACGGGGGCGCTCCACTGTTGGGCCTGCGCAGACCAGTGATCAAGGCACATGGATCGTCTGATGAGCGGGCGATCAAAAACGCCGTTCAGGTAGCTGCCAGATTTGCCGCGCAGGATGTAAATGGCTGGATTCAAAAGGAATTGGATACAGATCCGCAGATAGA